The Mercenaria mercenaria strain notata chromosome 6, MADL_Memer_1, whole genome shotgun sequence genome contains the following window.
TTCGCTAAACAATATTGTAGAGGCTGCAGAGCCCGGGAGTCCGTACGAAAAGCGCACTACCATCTCCTGCCTTCGCACGGAGGCCGCACGGAAAGGAGGATACTGGCAGTCTACGGGCTCCGCAGATGCATCGCAGGTCAAATGTGAACTAGGCATTAATGCCTAAATAAATAATTACGGCAAGTGCATAGTTTCACTGTTACCGGGAATTCAAAACGACATTTCCATACAATACACGAACATGTATTGTCTTTTCTACCATATTTCGGTTTTAAGTCTTCTTGGATGAAGTATTTCAATAAATCTCCGTTATCTCATTTGCTCTGTGTAACTGTATTGTTGCCGTTCAAACGTGATAGTTTCGGTTTTCCCAAGAGAATGACACGACGGTGAAGCAATAATAGCATGATGGTTATAGAGCAAAAGCACGATGACAAAGAGATCTCAAGAACTTTATCTTTTGAATAACAAATATATCTTTTGGTTAAAAAAGATTTTGATGAATCCAGTTGATAAAGAACATATGAGCGAGAGAGCGATCTAATAAATGCAGAACTTCTTTTTTTCGCAGTTTGATTTATAATCATTCTAGGTCAGAATCGGCATCTTTTTTCGGGTAATCTTTCATGCAATCAATGTCATATTCCGAAGACTAGATAAAATCAGCAAACGCCTATAATTcttacataaatacaataaaacaggattacaaaaaaaattttgttttaatgtatacaGATTATTGACATAATCAACATAGTCACAATGCTCCACTCCATTATCCTTTTATTACGCATGTGGCGCGTATCACTTTTATGTCACCTTCTCAATGAGTTACCTTCTTATGGTGTGTGTTATCTTTTCAATGTTCTAACTCTAATTTTCTAAACCAGCATCTTCATGTCATTCTGTAATTCTGTATATCTATTCACAACTAAGTTCAGATATTTTCTATATCAGTTTTCTTTTCAACACAAAGCAATATGTTCTGTCCCTCAAGTCCATAAAAGCAACATAGATCTTAGTGCAAATCACAACATTTACCACTGGGTAGTAAGTTTCAGCTGTGTGCAGTTTcatttttaatgaataaatttctGTTATTCTCTGTCATTTGTGTTTCAGTTTCTGCGAACATATCTCTTATTAATTAATAGTCTGAAGAACTTTTCGTCACAAATATTTACAGTTTCTGTGACGAACTGGTCAAACAGTGTCAATATCTTTGTTGAAACTTCAGCACAACTAATTATGACTTCATTTTGCATACAGTAATTATAAGTGTAAAAATCTAGCCTAATATCACTTCATTCCATGAATCCAGTTTCTTTGAAGCATTGGTCAAACAGCGACAGTAACCACGTTGAAAAAAGCACATGCGTATATATTTACAATTCACTTTGAGTGTTGCAAATATTAAAACGAGTTTTGTCTTTTAGCTGCACACATAAACTATCACGGTATCTATCACCAGCGATTGCGAGCATAAATCACAAATGAATGAAATACAACGTCATAAACATCAGCAAACATATAAATGCCAGTAACTGAAAATGATGTTTTAGACAAAGTAtcgaaaaagataaaaagatatatgattttaaaaaaactaatttagccaaaatactttttcatttctttcctGATTTTGTCAGGAATAAGGTTGATACTAAGCTTTCTTTTCTCCTGTTGTTCtctcttgatctttgacctaaatCCCAGCCCTCTCTTTGCAGTATCGCCATTCCAGGTTTTCACATGCTCAGCTGATTTGTAAGGGACAGCGGCAGTGGGGATCAGGCATGGGGTTGAACACCCTGGAAGATTTGAATTGGCTGCAGCAGCTGTTGTAGGAGGAAGGATTTCCATTCCGTATGGCAGATTGGTTTTCTTCTGCTTTTCAAGCTCCTTATGGAGACGATCAAGCTCTCTCTCGGCCCTGAGCGCTTCCTGTACGTCTCCATCGTAGTCGATCTCAACTTCAGCTGTTTGAGGTCTGGGTTTGTGATATGACTTTGGCGGGTTGTGGACGGAAATATTCTGATCAAGCTGAACACTGGCATGTAGTAATCTTCGTCGATTTCTGTTGTATCCATGCTGGACCTCGGGCTTAGGGGCTGTTGGAGGTGCTGGTTCGCATACAGAACCCTggaaaaaagatatttatttttgtacaatgtGTAATTCAGCACATGTAGTAGTAGAAATTCCAAATAAATAAGTGGCTCTTCTGAAAGCAACACTTTTACTCTCATCTAACTCTGACATTTGAAATCATTTCTATAAAAGTCAACATGTAAgcaaaataatctctaaattgAATCCGTTATGTAGATTATCTTGAATTATCAGAACCTATGTCTAAAAGTGATTCCTTCAAAGATGATTTATTCTAAGCGAAAACGGTCGTTTAGGAAAAACGGCTCGTGTTTAGTAGTTTTTTCATATGCTCTTACCCGCCTTGTAAGGACACCATCGGCTTGGCTGGACATCAGAGCATTCTTCTCAATTGTTTCGCTCTTGTATCCCTCGTGTTTGATGTTATTTCTTCTTTCATACTCGAGGACTTGGGGACTTTTCTCTAGAATGCTTTTGTCTTGTACACCTTCCATCAGAGACCTGTATAGAGCATCATGGTCGACAGGCTCCGGTCTAGAAGGACGGTATCCTTGCCTTGTATATCTATCAAGATGAGCAGTGGTCTGTGGTGGTTTTACTGCTGTTCCATCTAAGTCATCACGATGTTCATTATTTGGTCGCCTTGGAACTGAATTgtacaagaaaagaataaaatatttcgtacaaaatagtttttttatatGTAAGATAAGTATAAAACTGTTTGTACTTTACACAGGAAGACAATTTACCCTGTCGCTGAACTCATTTATTTGTCATCGGGCTAGTGCTAAAATCTACTTTCTAAGATAATTGTTGACTTACCATTTGgagtttgttttctattttgcctGGCAATATTTGTGTTCCCAGATTCTGCAGATGACTTTTCGCGTCTATAAGCAATACCACATCTAGCCGTCGGGGGCCGGGGAACCAGATTTCTACCGACGACCACGGGAGGTAAGTGTACCCTTTCATCTGTGACTTTAGGTTTGTTGCTGGGATGGACAATGTTACCAGAATTGTCAACAGTGTAGGTTTTACTTGACCTTGGAGATTCAAAGGATGtacctgtaaattttgaacatgaaTTTTTTCACCTGTGGAGTTCTGAATATGTTTCTGTCttgaatgtacatgtatctaCAGTATTACAATAGAGTTTCAAATAAATCGCAGAAGTATCCAAAGTATACGATATTTAGTTAAACAGTATACGATATTTAGTTAAACAGTTGATAAATTACATCTGTATTGATCAGTTTAAACAGACACCTGATTGGTATTTGTAGCAGATGCCGCACGCGTACACGTATTGAAACACAATACTTTCAACTGCTGTGAAAGGTTGCAACGTAAGTGGCGGTCAATATTTCTGAAAGTTATTGAGGAACTAGTTTTCCGTTTGCAGAATTATATCGCATGCATATGaataccatataaattaaaggaCAGTAAATGTATTTATGGTTAACAATTAGTTAGACTCTACCGTTTTTCTTTAAGAAATAAGAACCTAGAAAGAAAAGCttaatttcaattttcttcaGAACTTCAAAAAGATTGGgcaatacaaatgaaaataaaacattaccaTTGATATCATCAAAGTCGTATATGTCTTCATATACTGCATCAACAggtctgaaaaaatatatttaattaaatgataATGATGTTGTTGGTAAAACGTTTTCTACAGGTCTGCGtctgtttaacccttatcctgctaaatttctaaaattgactggtccatcattcaatttgggcaataccatttaatatccgaaggggtgttcactgaaaatttactgaatgaatagcgaacagtgcagaccatgatcagactgcacggatgtgcaggctgatcttggtctgcactggtcgcataggcagaatcacttgccgccagcaggctaagggttgaaTAGGCCATTTGACACTGACGACGGAAGCATATAACAGTTATGTTTATGGAGTTCGGGGCCCTGACTGTTACCCTGGAAACGTTTGCTAATGGTATATACTACTTGTGTGCTGACTATGCGGGTGGGGGAAGCGTGGGAGGGGGCCGATGATATGGTCACTAAATTCAAGAACGCGGAATAACTATAACATCTCATCGAAAGTAGTTTCTTCTTTTAAACATGGAGAGCAAACCCGACGATTAAGTTGAGTTGaattaagtaaattttatttacacaagTCAGGGTCATGATAAAGAAGCATAAACTATAATCTATGGTTGCATAAATGTAACATGTGATTTGTTTGTTATTTGCAAAAAAAGCGAAACAcaagttattcttttttttttcaaaaaaaaattacgaAATGACTAAGTCGGCCGTGTCAGGTTCTTTGTTACTGGAGCGATTCttcgaaaaaaaatataatcctcATGTCAACTTCATGCCACCGTACTAAACCGTTTTATACACTTACTTACAATATGTGATACTACAACTAATTCAAGTATAATAAATAAGTACACGTACGCATGTTAAGACTAAGAGCTATGGTATATTATCattgaaatacaaacaaactaCAATATCACTGAGCTAAGTAATTTTCTAtagtacattttttgtatttatatcatAAGAGGTATGCAATATTAAGAAAGAACACACGATAATTAAGTGTCAACTACATACTTATAATAACGTAAGTTATTAAATCAGTCAGTTTAGTTGGTTCAAACGTAGTATGCGTTACGAGCTCAAATACATTCATCATAGTTTGTACAAAATATACAAGAatggataagaatgaaagacgtATAGAATTTTTCTCCTTTTTGCTATATTCTTTGTCCCCATACAGTTCCGAGCTCAAAACGATTTTGAGCCCGGAACTGTACGGGGACAAAGAATATAGTCTTGGAATACAATCAAAATCGGGAATAATTGTAAAGAGAAGCCAAGAAAAAAGGTGATGGAAATTAAGATAAGTTTAGCTTGATATAATAAAAACGGCCAGACATTAAATACATAacttaacctttatcatgctaaacacaactgattctgcctttgtgaccagtgtagatcatgagcttgcacatccgtgcagtctgatcatgatctgacactgttcgccattcagtcagtatttttggtaagcaccctttttaacagttaatataccgtccaaattgaaagatggacatgttcattatagaaatatagcagggtaagtgttagaACAAaagataatacaaaattaaaagctattttttgAGCATTATACGCAAATATATGTCAATCTAGTCTTTATTTGTTACtattttagattttagattttagtcaTGCAAGTGTCAATTAAATTCAGTGGTCATTCagcaaaatatatgtcagaataTTAGCTTGCTCATATAACCCTTtcgtatatatatatgtgtgtgctTTCAAATATAGAGTTTGACAATCGAAAATGTTTATGGACACTTTTGAATTCGTATTATAAATGTCCtattttactcattttttcaacacgtttttatattatttaattctTACAATATCACAGGAATATAAACTTTCTAAACTGAGTGTAGATTTAAGCCATTTTAAGATATATAACTTCATTGGAATTTCCACAAACAAACTCAAAATGTGTGGGTGATATAACTTTGTTCAGaacctgaaataaatatatatgaccATTCTGAGTGGGTGAAGAACAGTGTATCTACTTTGGATTGGTCATCTGTTGCCTAAAATGAAGTTGTCATACACTTAAATGTGCATTAAAAAAAGTTCCATGttaattgaaacaaaatgaaattttacttacttgtattttttcatatttgcaAGTCTGTGGTGAGTTTTAGTCGTTGTACCAAAATTGTAGCAGACAATCGGTCGCTACGTCGGCGTTGCTATGTCACGTGATGCGGCGTTGCTTCCACCCGCGAGAAACACTAATATTTGATGACGTTCCGACGTTAGCGTCAGATTGtgaaccatgttttttttttttataataaactgGCAAGGATGTAAATACTGTATTGAAATATTGTTTGCAACTATACGGAGatgttaaatacaaaaaaaaaaaaaaacagttcgaGATTTAGAAGTGCTGTCGAGAAACGGTTTAGctcattttatatatacatgtatatatatatatatattttttatattataatttataatagaTAATGTAAATAACATTTATGGTAATTGTATCTCACTTACAGATGAAGCTTTTTATGGTGGTCtatgaaagtttgaaaatattaatcTGTGAAGATATTGTAAAGTGCTAAGAAGGGACGTTTTGTTCGCGCATTGCTTTTCCGTAGGTATCACGAAAAGCATAGATGGACAATTGAAGGAAACGAAACTCTTTGTTTAATTTACCGACGAATTTTAAACATCAAAGGCTGAGCAAGTCACTTTAGATTACGAGAATGTGTAATCAATCTTGTTTTATATTATCTGACCAAACCGTATGATTCAGAGCTGCATAGCTTGACAGAAAAAGTTGCCAAGTCGGTTACTAACCGGACAAACACTTCATGTGTCaacttctaaactccttgaatttactttttcagcatttttaaactttcaaagctCAGTTTCGAGAACTGGAATACTGTATACTAGAAAAGTCTGCTTTTGCTTATATTTCATataccattttatttaaagagtcTCTCTATTGTCTGCACTTCACAATtagaatttcaaaatgaaatacattttgcatatctctattttaaaaattgcaaactGCGTACTATAGTCGAGAATATATCTGCTGTAATGAAATAGAGAAGAGCAGTTTCTGTCTCTAATGTCATGAATGTGTTACCGTATTTTCCGGTGTAGCGCTGAACTGAACTCCCTCGTCAGCTCGATCCCACTCCTCcaattaacaataattattatttggATAAAAGTCCCATGGGTGATTTACATCTGGCACGCTTAGTTTCttgaattggagcgtcttctgtatcttgcaagAGATTAGTATCAACTTTTGGTAGAGTtacccatatgggttaccggtggc
Protein-coding sequences here:
- the LOC128557726 gene encoding uncharacterized protein LOC128557726, translated to MKKYKPVDAVYEDIYDFDDINGTSFESPRSSKTYTVDNSGNIVHPSNKPKVTDERVHLPPVVVGRNLVPRPPTARCGIAYRREKSSAESGNTNIARQNRKQTPNVPRRPNNEHRDDLDGTAVKPPQTTAHLDRYTRQGYRPSRPEPVDHDALYRSLMEGVQDKSILEKSPQVLEYERRNNIKHEGYKSETIEKNALMSSQADGVLTRRGSVCEPAPPTAPKPEVQHGYNRNRRRLLHASVQLDQNISVHNPPKSYHKPRPQTAEVEIDYDGDVQEALRAERELDRLHKELEKQKKTNLPYGMEILPPTTAAAANSNLPGCSTPCLIPTAAVPYKSAEHVKTWNGDTAKRGLGFRSKIKREQQEKRKLSINLIPDKIRKEMKKYFG